Proteins encoded by one window of Synechococcus sp. WH 7805:
- a CDS encoding glycosyltransferase family 2 protein produces the protein MTNRDGVWVVAACFNEEAVISRFIERVLAVPGVDQLVLIDDGSKDATVDQIRGFLADRRCLGEPVPVTLLELTRNFGKEAAMLAGLDHVRGRCAAAVLIDSDLQHPPELIEAMVMEWRAGAEVVTAVRDDRDQESRLKVLSASWFYRVFNKVVDSIQLQEGAGDFRLLDAQVVEAFTQLRESSRFSKGLLPWTGYRSAELPYQRVTRAGGTTSWSPLKLFSYAFDGIFSFSVLPLKVWTGLGVLVSSFSLFYALVIALRTVLVGRDVPGYASLMVAMLFLGGIQLIGIGVLGDYIGRIYVEAKARPHYFIRSIHQA, from the coding sequence AGCGGGTGCTGGCCGTGCCTGGGGTGGACCAGCTGGTGCTGATCGACGATGGTTCTAAGGATGCAACCGTGGATCAGATTCGTGGTTTCCTGGCCGATCGCCGCTGCCTGGGCGAACCGGTTCCGGTCACGCTGTTGGAGCTCACCCGCAACTTCGGCAAGGAGGCGGCGATGCTGGCCGGTCTTGATCACGTTCGCGGACGATGTGCTGCTGCTGTGTTGATCGATTCCGATCTGCAGCATCCACCGGAATTAATTGAAGCGATGGTGATGGAGTGGCGTGCAGGGGCCGAAGTCGTCACTGCCGTGCGCGATGACCGCGACCAGGAATCGCGACTGAAGGTGTTGAGCGCTTCTTGGTTTTACCGGGTGTTCAACAAAGTGGTGGATTCCATCCAGCTGCAGGAGGGGGCTGGGGATTTCCGTTTGCTTGATGCTCAGGTGGTGGAGGCATTCACCCAATTGCGGGAGTCGAGCCGGTTTTCCAAAGGGCTACTGCCTTGGACGGGATATCGCAGCGCGGAGCTTCCTTATCAGCGGGTGACCAGGGCGGGTGGCACCACGTCGTGGAGCCCGCTCAAGCTCTTCAGTTATGCCTTCGACGGGATTTTCTCTTTCTCTGTTCTTCCCTTGAAGGTGTGGACAGGTCTTGGTGTTCTCGTGTCGAGTTTCAGTCTTTTCTATGCCTTGGTGATTGCGCTGCGGACGGTTCTTGTGGGCAGAGATGTGCCCGGGTACGCCTCCTTGATGGTGGCCATGCTGTTCCTTGGTGGCATTCAGTTGATCGGGATCGGTGTGCTGGGTGATTACATCGGGCGGATTTATGTGGAGGCCAAGGCCAGACCCCATTACTTCATCCGCAGCATTCATCAGGCGTGA